The following proteins are encoded in a genomic region of Dasypus novemcinctus isolate mDasNov1 chromosome 21, mDasNov1.1.hap2, whole genome shotgun sequence:
- the RTN4RL1 gene encoding reticulon-4 receptor-like 1 → MLRKGSCVELLLLLLAGELPLGGGCPRDCVCYPAPMTVSCQAHNFAAIPEGIPEDSERIFLQNNRITLLQRGHFSPATVTLWIYSNNITAIDPGTFEGFVHLEELDLGDNRQLRTLAPETFQGLVKLHALYLYKCGLGALPAGIFGGLHSLQYLYLQDNHIEYLQDDIFVDLVNLSHLFLHGNKLWSLGQGPFRGLVNLDRLLLHENQLQWVHHKAFHDLRRLTTLFLFNNSLAELQGDCLAPLGALEFLRLNGNPWDCGCRARSLWEWLRRFRGSSSAVPCVSPEPWQGQDLKLLRAEDFRNCTGPASPHQIKSHTLTTTDRAARKEHHPPHGPARDKGRPHGHQPGSRPGSRKPGKNCTSHRNRNQISKAGSGKPAPELQDYAPDYQPKFSFDMLPTTRPKRRGKCARRTPIRAPSGVQQASSGSALGASLLAWILGLAVTLR, encoded by the coding sequence GGTCCTGTgtggagctgctgctgctgctgctggctggGGAGCTGCCCCTGGGCGGGGGTTGCCCGCGGGACTGCGTGTGCTACCCGGCGCCCATGACCGTCAGCTGCCAGGCGCACAACTTCGCCGCCATCCCCGAGGGCATCCCGGAGGACAGCGAGCGCATCTTCCTGCAGAACAACCGCATCACCCTGCTGCAGCGGGGCCACTTCAGCCCCGCCACGGTCACCCTGTGGATCTACTCCAACAACATCACCGCCATCGACCCCGGCACCTTCGAGGGCTTCGTGCACCTGGAGGAGCTGGACCTCGGGGACAACCGGCAGCTGCGGACGCTGGCGCCGGAGACCTTCCAGGGCCTGGTGAAGCTGCACGCCCTCTACCTCTACAAGTGCGGGCTCGGCGCCCTGCCCGCGGGCATCTTCGGCGGCCTGCACAGCCTGCAGTACCTCTACCTGCAGGACAACCACATCGAGTACCTCCAGGACGACATCTTTGTGGACCTGGTCAACCTCAGCCACCTCTTTCTCCACGGCAACAAGCTGTGGAGCCTGGGCCAGGGGCCCTTCCGGGGCCTGGTGAACCTGGACCGGCTGCTGCTGCACGAGAACCAGCTGCAGTGGGTCCACCACAAGGCTTTCCACGACCTCCGCAGGCTCACCACCCTCTTCCTCTTCAACAACAGCCTCGCCGAGCTGCAGGGCGACTGCCTGGCGCCCCTGGGGGCCTTGGAGTTCCTCCGCCTCAACGGGAACCCCTGGGACTGCGGCTGCCGGGCCCGCTCGCTGTGGGAATGGCTGCGGCGGTTCCGCGGCTCCAGCTCTGCTGTCCCCTGCGTGTCCCCCGAGCCGTGGCAGGGCCAGGACCTGAAGCTGCTGAGGGCCGAGGACTTCCGGAACTGCACGGGGCCCGCGTCCCCCCACCAGATCAAGTCGCACACGCTCACCACCACCGACAGGGCCGCCCGCAAGGAGCACCACCCGCCGCACGGCCCCGCCAGGGACAAGGGGCGCCCCCACGGCCACCAGCCCGGCTCCAGGCCGGGCTCCAGGAAGCCAGGCAAGAACTGCACCAGTCACAGGAATCGCAACCAGATCTCCAAGGCGGGCTCCGGAAAGCCGGCCCCCGAGCTGCAGGACTACGCCCCGGACTACCAGCCCAAGTTCAGCTTTGACATGCTGCCCACGACGCGGCCCAAGAGGAGGGGCAAGTGTGCCCGCAGGACCCCCATCCGGGCGCCCAGCGGGGTGCAGCAGGCTTCCTCGGGCAGCGCCCTGGGGGCCTCGCTGCTGGCCTGGATACTGGGGCTGGCGGTCACTCTCCGCTGA